A region from the Candidatus Magasanikbacteria bacterium genome encodes:
- a CDS encoding PD-(D/E)XK nuclease family protein yields the protein MAQDKYTAVWVSHTSMGDFLKCPRAYYLKHVYKDPKTNHKMKIVSPPLALGQAVHEVVESLSILPSDSRMNDSLVVKFGEVWEKVSGKNGGFTDLDTEQVYKERGMEMLRKLMKDPGVLINKAVKIQKDLPWFWLSEEDNIILCGKVDWLEYLPETDSVHIIDFKTGKAQEDPNSLQLPIYLTLVQNCQKRKVEKASYWYLQTNEMVEKELPNAEDAYEKILDIAKRVKLARQLKRFKCPKEGCFVCKPMERILNGEGEFVGNDEYNYDVYILEKEQKKEEKDSIIL from the coding sequence ATGGCGCAGGATAAATATACAGCAGTTTGGGTTTCACACACTTCAATGGGTGATTTTTTGAAGTGCCCTAGAGCTTATTATTTGAAACATGTTTACAAAGATCCAAAGACAAATCACAAGATGAAAATAGTGAGTCCGCCTTTGGCTTTGGGGCAGGCTGTACACGAAGTAGTTGAGTCGCTTTCTATTTTACCATCTGACTCTAGAATGAATGATTCTTTAGTTGTGAAATTTGGTGAAGTTTGGGAAAAAGTAAGTGGAAAAAATGGTGGTTTTACAGATTTGGATACAGAGCAGGTGTATAAAGAGCGTGGAATGGAGATGCTTAGAAAATTGATGAAAGATCCTGGAGTGCTTATAAACAAGGCTGTAAAAATTCAAAAAGATTTACCTTGGTTTTGGTTGTCAGAAGAAGATAATATAATTTTATGTGGAAAGGTGGACTGGTTGGAGTATTTGCCAGAAACAGATTCTGTTCATATTATTGATTTTAAAACAGGAAAAGCACAAGAAGATCCAAATTCTTTGCAATTACCAATCTATCTAACTTTGGTTCAAAATTGTCAAAAGAGAAAAGTTGAAAAAGCAAGTTATTGGTATCTGCAGACAAATGAAATGGTGGAAAAAGAGCTTCCAAACGCAGAAGATGCGTATGAGAAAATTTTGGATATTGCAAAACGGGTAAAATTGGCAAGACAGTTAAAAAGGTTTAAATGCCCAAAAGAAGGTTGTTTTGTCTGTAAGCCAATGGAGAGAATTTTAAATGGAGAAGGGGAATTTGTGGGAAATGATGAGTATAATTATGATGTTTATATTTTAGAAAAAGAACAGAAAAAAGAGGAAAAAGATAGTATTATTTTGTAA
- a CDS encoding rod shape-determining protein, whose translation MWIKKVAIDLGTTNVLVYVPKRGIVINEPSVVAISRDDRKVLAVGVEAKDMIGRTPDTIIAERPLKDGVIANYRTTEAMLRYFINKALGGMRLFRPEVMIAVPAGITSTERRAVVDAAMAAGARAAYIIKEPIVAAIGADIPIGSASGHMIIDIGGGTAEIAVISLGGIVSCGSVRIGGNKFDNSIAEHIRRKYNLAIGERSAESVKINVGSAMFMNDPLTMEIKGRDMITGLPKTIVVTSDDTTEALQHDLEGLVEAVKEVLHKTPPELSADVMDKGIIMSGGSSQLRNLTELISQATGVACYLADDALLCVARGTGIALENLDSYKRSVLATK comes from the coding sequence ATGTGGATAAAAAAGGTTGCAATTGATTTGGGTACTACAAATGTACTTGTGTATGTGCCAAAAAGAGGGATCGTAATAAACGAGCCTTCTGTTGTTGCGATTTCTAGGGACGATAGAAAGGTTTTGGCTGTTGGTGTTGAAGCAAAAGATATGATAGGGAGAACACCAGACACAATTATTGCAGAAAGACCTCTGAAAGATGGTGTAATAGCAAATTATAGAACAACTGAGGCTATGCTTCGTTACTTTATAAATAAAGCTTTGGGTGGAATGCGTTTGTTTCGTCCAGAGGTTATGATAGCTGTACCTGCGGGAATTACCTCTACAGAACGGCGTGCTGTGGTAGACGCTGCTATGGCAGCGGGAGCCCGTGCGGCGTATATTATAAAAGAACCTATTGTGGCTGCAATTGGGGCAGATATTCCAATAGGAAGCGCAAGTGGGCATATGATAATAGATATTGGTGGAGGAACCGCAGAAATTGCTGTTATATCTTTGGGTGGAATTGTTTCTTGTGGTTCTGTGAGAATTGGTGGAAATAAATTTGATAATTCTATTGCAGAACATATTCGTAGAAAATATAATTTGGCAATAGGTGAGAGAAGTGCCGAAAGTGTAAAAATAAATGTTGGTTCAGCAATGTTTATGAATGATCCTTTGACAATGGAAATAAAAGGACGAGATATGATAACTGGACTACCAAAAACAATTGTGGTCACATCAGATGATACGACAGAAGCTTTGCAGCACGATTTGGAAGGTTTGGTTGAAGCTGTAAAAGAAGTTTTGCACAAAACTCCACCAGAGCTTTCAGCAGATGTAATGGACAAAGGAATTATAATGTCCGGAGGTTCTAGCCAGTTGAGAAATTTAACAGAATTAATTTCTCAAGCTACAGGTGTTGCATGTTATTTGGCAGATGATGCTTTGCTTTGTGTGGCTCGTGGTACTGGAATAGCGTTGGAAAATTTAGACAGTTACAAAAGGAGTGTTTTGGCTACAAAGTAG
- a CDS encoding DUF4012 domain-containing protein, which translates to MFKKTRAKKILLITLAVIIAIILALVVVFFYVNNRINNLILNELISKEGATIMTQEDRDSFTRLLPILLGFGEEKTYLFLFLNNTELRPGGGFIGVYGVVTIDGGKVKIEKVEGSENLDHSAPSTPKPVPPKPLSDHLGVDRWWFRDSNWSPDFMESSKKTLELYMLEQGYKAGEIDGVIGVTPTVLEELLKIIGPISVDGMTFDSENVTRKLEYEVEYAYKDRDIAVEDRKVIVGIFMKELFKKMGLTAILNWQEYLDTAVKLSNEKQILIYARDDVLQDQIERLNWAGRVQDTSDDYVMWVDANLGALKTDHAIERIVKYSITPQEDGRFVANVNMEYTHNGSFDWRTSRYLSYVKVLVPKGSELVNVNRDGKKVGSSVDSGVELGKTWFGTFFKLEPGNISNLSFSYYLPNNIVEKINNGTYDLTIQRQSGADTYDLTFELNFDKKLSGASPAEKEEFWGDSLYQYETNLSVDRSVSVEF; encoded by the coding sequence ATGTTTAAAAAAACAAGAGCAAAAAAAATATTATTAATTACCTTAGCTGTTATTATTGCAATTATTTTGGCTCTTGTTGTGGTATTTTTTTATGTGAATAATAGAATAAACAATTTAATTTTAAATGAACTTATAAGTAAAGAAGGGGCTACTATAATGACACAAGAAGACAGAGATTCGTTTACAAGGTTGTTACCAATACTTCTTGGTTTTGGTGAGGAAAAAACTTATTTATTTTTGTTTTTAAATAACACAGAGTTGCGTCCCGGTGGAGGATTTATAGGAGTTTACGGGGTTGTGACTATAGACGGCGGAAAGGTAAAAATAGAAAAAGTAGAAGGAAGTGAAAATTTAGATCACTCTGCGCCAAGCACACCAAAACCAGTTCCACCAAAACCACTTTCAGATCATTTGGGTGTAGATAGGTGGTGGTTTAGGGACAGTAATTGGTCTCCAGATTTTATGGAAAGCTCTAAAAAAACATTGGAACTTTATATGTTGGAGCAAGGTTATAAAGCAGGGGAAATAGATGGTGTAATAGGTGTAACACCTACAGTTTTGGAAGAGTTATTAAAAATAATAGGCCCTATAAGTGTAGATGGGATGACTTTTGATAGTGAAAATGTGACTAGAAAGCTAGAATATGAGGTGGAGTATGCATACAAAGATAGAGATATAGCTGTGGAAGATAGAAAGGTTATAGTTGGTATTTTTATGAAAGAATTATTCAAAAAAATGGGATTAACGGCAATACTAAATTGGCAAGAATATCTGGATACAGCGGTAAAATTATCAAACGAAAAACAAATCTTAATTTATGCTCGTGATGATGTATTGCAAGACCAGATTGAGCGATTGAATTGGGCTGGTAGAGTGCAAGACACATCAGATGATTACGTAATGTGGGTAGATGCAAATTTAGGAGCTTTGAAAACAGACCATGCTATAGAAAGAATTGTGAAATATTCAATAACTCCACAAGAAGATGGAAGATTTGTGGCAAATGTCAATATGGAGTATACCCATAATGGGTCGTTTGATTGGAGGACTAGTAGGTACTTAAGTTATGTAAAAGTTTTAGTTCCAAAAGGTTCGGAGTTAGTAAATGTAAATAGAGATGGTAAAAAAGTAGGTAGTTCTGTGGACAGTGGTGTAGAATTAGGAAAGACTTGGTTTGGAACATTTTTTAAATTAGAGCCTGGAAATATATCGAATCTTAGTTTTAGTTATTATTTGCCAAATAATATAGTAGAAAAAATAAATAATGGAACTTACGATTTGACAATACAAAGACAGTCTGGGGCTGATACTTACGATTTGACCTTTGAGCTAAATTTTGATAAAAAACTTAGTGGAGCTAGCCCAGCTGAAAAAGAAGAATTTTGGGGAGATAGTTTGTATCAGTATGAAACTAATTTAAGCGTTGATAGGTCGGTAAGTGTTGAATTTTAG